A window of the Henckelia pumila isolate YLH828 chromosome 3, ASM3356847v2, whole genome shotgun sequence genome harbors these coding sequences:
- the LOC140889212 gene encoding monocopper oxidase-like protein SKU5 — protein MLLRLLNNRFYFRFSLLLWLIPVVLGEDPFVFYDWTVSYITAAPLGIKQQVIGIEGKFPGPILNVTTNWNVVVNVRNNLDEPFLITWNGIQQRKNSWQDGVSGTNCPIPAGWNWTYQFQVKDQIGSFFYFPSLGFQRAAGGYGGIIVNNREVIPVPFGLPDGDVTLFISDWYIKDHKKLRDDIVSKTSLGTPDGVLINGLGPYQYNKDLVSDGISYQIVNVEPGKTYRFRVHNVGISTSLNFRIQNHNLILVETEGSYTMQQNYSNMDIHVGQSYSFLVTMDQNAFNDYYIVASPRFTNSSSWAKATGVAILHYSNSQGPASGPLPDPPDEYDTDFSMNQARSIRWNISAGAARPNPQGSFRYGQISVTDVYVILNRLPELVDGKWRNTLNGISYIAPSTPLMLASQFKVPGVFKLDFPNRMMNRPAKVDTSVINGTFKGFIEIIFQNNSTSVHSYHLDGYSFFVVGMDYGVWTEDSRSTYNKWDGVARCTTQVFPGAWTAVLVSLDNAGMWNLRTQNLDSWYRGQELYLSVVNPEEDKDEVPLPYDVIYCGALSFLQKDQARRVSFSDATSLDKAIHIAMLSLLLALSIFLGVH, from the exons ATGCTCCTTAGATTACTGAATAATCGCTTCTATTTCCGCTTCAGTTTACTTCTGTGGTTGATCCCAGTTGTCTTAGGGGAAGACCCTTTTGTTTTCTATGACTGGACTGTGTCGTACATCACCGCTGCTCCTCTGGGGATCAAGCAACAG GTGATAGGAATAGAGGGGAAATTTCCAGGTCCCATTCTGAATGTCACCACCAATTGGAATGTTGTTGTCAATGTCAGAAATAATCTAGACGAACCATTTCTTATCACATG GAATGGCATTCAACAAAGAAAAAATTCATGGCAAGATGGTGTTTCAGGGACAAACTGTCCCATTCCCGCTGGTTGGAACTGGACGTACCAGTTTCAGGTCAAAGACCAGATAGGAAGTTTCTTTTACTTCCCTTCCCTTGGTTTCCAAAGGGCTGCTGGTGGATATGGTGGAATCATTGTTAACAACAGAGAAGTTATTCCTGTGCCTTTTGGCTTACCGGATGGAGATGTTACCCTCTTTATCAGCGATTGGTACATAAAGGATCATAAG AAACTCAGAGATGATATTGTGAGCAAAACTAGTCTTGGAACTCCAGATGGTGTCCTAATTAACGGATTAGGCCCTTACCAATATAATAAAGATTTGGTGTCGGATGGTATATCCTACCAGATTGTAAATGTTGAACCAG GCAAAACCTATCGCTTCCGTGTTCACAATGTTGGAATCTCTACTAGCTTGAATTTCAGGATTCAAAATCATAACTTGATTCTTGTAGAAACTGAAGGGTCTTACACCATGCAACAGAACTACTCAaacatggatatccatgtaGGTCAGTCATATTCGTTCTTGGTAACAATGGATCAAAATGCATTCAACGATTATTACATTGTTGCTAGTCCAAGGTTTACCAATTCATCGAGTTGGGCAAAGGCTACTGGAGTTGCTATATTACATTACTCAAATTCCCAGGGGCCGGCTTCAGGTCCTCTTCCAGATCCTCCCGATGAATATGACACAGATTTCTCAATGAATCAAGCAAGATCTATAAG ATGGAATATTTCTGCTGGAGCTGCCCGTCCGAACCCGCAAGGATCTTTCAGATATGGGCAAATATCTGTAACAGATGTATATGTCATCCTTAATAGGCTTCCAGAACTTGTAGATGGAAAATGGCGCAACACTCTAAATGGGATTTCGTATATAGCTCCTTCAACACCTCTGATGCTTGCTTCACAATTTAAGGTCCCAGGGGTCTTCAAGCTTGATTTTCCTAATAGGATGATGAACAGACCTGCGAAAGTTGACACATCTGTCATTAATGGAACTTTCAAAGGATTTATAGAAATTATTTTCCAAAACAATTCTACCTCTGTTCATAGTTACCATCTAGATGGATACTCCTTTTTCGTTGTGGG GATGGATTATGGGGTGTGGACCGAAGACAGCAGAAGCACTTATAACAAATGGGATGGGGTGGCTCGATGCACTACCCAG GTTTTTCCTGGCGCTTGGACAGCCGTTTTAGTTTCTCTTGATAATGCTGGGATGTGGAACCTTCGTACACAAAACCTTGACTCATGGTATCGTGGCCAGGAACTTTATCTCAGCGTGGTGAATCCGGAGGAAGACAAAGATGAGGTTCCATTACCTTATGATGTAATCTATTGTGGCGCACTCTCTTTTTTACAGAA GGACCAGGCTCGAAGAGTCAGCTTCTCTGATGCAACATCTCTAGATAAAGCCATCCACATTGCCATGCTTTCCCTTCTCTTAGCTTTGTCAATATTCTTAGGTGTACACTA